A part of Oscillospiraceae bacterium genomic DNA contains:
- a CDS encoding HPr family phosphocarrier protein, with translation MNEYKHINNEPSLETTKIMVLLNKITHVVKFVRLVSKCRDDVVVKSGNFSINAKSLLALFCLDLSKPVFVEFHGDIPQEIEGDIKKFIV, from the coding sequence ATGAACGAATATAAACATATTAACAATGAACCAAGTCTCGAAACAACAAAAATTATGGTGCTTTTAAATAAAATTACACATGTTGTAAAATTTGTAAGACTTGTGTCAAAATGTAGAGATGATGTAGTAGTTAAGTCTGGTAATTTTTCAATTAATGCAAAATCGTTGTTAGCTTTGTTTTGTTTGGATTTATCAAAGCCTGTATTTGTAGAATTTCATGGTGATATTCCTCAAGAAATTGAAGGGGATATAAAAAAATTCATTGTGTGA
- a CDS encoding cell wall hydrolase has product MKKILLLLIVLCLMSTCYCNASNSNKYVVTASCLNVRTEPNTNSKVVGGLYRGSVITGSEAPNGWTSITYNNRLCYVFSKYLKLYSSSQSTTTSYSSSDLDILSRVVNAEAGSSWLSDEHQRAVASVVLNRVADSRFPNTIKGVVYQKGQYACTWNGAINKTPSQRAINNAKYVLENGITIPSNVVFQAQFKQGNGVWKYIQGHYFCY; this is encoded by the coding sequence ATGAAGAAGATTTTATTATTATTGATTGTTTTATGCTTAATGTCAACATGCTATTGTAACGCTTCAAATTCAAATAAATATGTTGTAACTGCGAGCTGCTTAAATGTAAGAACAGAGCCGAATACTAATAGTAAAGTAGTCGGTGGTTTATATAGAGGTTCTGTAATTACTGGATCGGAAGCTCCTAATGGATGGACTTCTATTACATACAACAACAGACTGTGTTATGTTTTTTCGAAATACTTAAAATTATATAGTTCATCGCAATCTACTACAACGAGTTATTCTTCGAGTGATTTAGATATTTTATCACGTGTTGTAAACGCAGAAGCGGGAAGCAGTTGGTTATCTGATGAACATCAGCGTGCTGTTGCAAGCGTTGTCTTAAATAGGGTTGCAGATAGTCGATTCCCAAACACGATTAAAGGAGTGGTGTACCAGAAAGGTCAATACGCGTGCACTTGGAATGGAGCTATCAATAAGACCCCTTCCCAGCGAGCTATAAATAATGCTAAATATGTATTAGAAAATGGCATAACCATTCCATCTAACGTAGTGTTCCAAGCTCAATTCAAACAAGGAAACGGTGTATGGAAGTATATACAAGGTCATTATTTTTGTTATTAA